From the Kwoniella dendrophila CBS 6074 chromosome 4, complete sequence genome, the window ACTCACACGTTAATTTATCCTGCAAACGTTTCATTTCGGCAGTGATCATTTCCACTTTTCCAGTAACCATTCTAACCCAaccttctaaagcttcatgATCTGCAATTCCTCCTTCCAAGGGCGTCAAGTCTTTCAGCACCTTATTAGCCTTATGAGATTGTGTCAACAGAGTGGTAAAGCGTTGTGAGAGGTCTAATAAGTCAAATTAGTAACATTCTGCCTGACCGacaattcaacttaccttcatACCGCCTTTCTGAATCAGCCAACTTTTTGATCTCCTCTCCCGACAATTCGATTACAGGTTTCTCAACATCTCCACTTTCTATCGCAGAGCTATCTGTTATCTGAATTTCCACTTTTTCAGTTTCCACCCcatctacacctaatccTACGGCatcaaccttcttctccttatCGGGCgtagcttcttctaatcctAATTTCGGTACATCCTGGTCAGCACTAGCGTTCAGTAGTGGCGATGCGCCTAAAGGATCCGCAAAGCCTGTAGAGGGAGTTGTCAGGTTATCTGCGGTTGAAAGAGTGGGTGAGGGAGGTAGAGGATATGTAGCGGGATCCAAGGGATCAGGAGGCGGTAAAGGTATTGTAGTGTCTAAAGCTAATTTCGAACCTCTTCTACCtgatggtgatttaggtacaGGTGTAGTAGAACGCGATGATGGATCAGATCCGAGAGTGAAATTTGGGGTTGCTAGTAATCTTGGATTGGGTGATGAAGGTCTCGATATCGATGAAGGTCCAGcagtaggtgaagatggtaaagtGATGTTCTTCAgttcttgttgatttgttgatgaattatcgGTATTTGTAATGGCAGATGTCGACGGTTTAGTCAAGTCCTGAGGACTTCTACCAAAATGAAAACTCTTTCTTAAGCCTGATAAAGCGTTCTCAGCTAAATGAGCTGTTGAACCAACATAACTCCCTCCTTGTGGTACAGGTGATCCAGTTGATTTCGTAGGTGAAACATTCTCATTTCGTTTGtctgaaattgatgtagaAGTTGCTAATGGTGATGTAGGTGGGATAGGCGATTTGTTAATTGctggtgatgatgatcgaCTTGGTCCTTCCTTAGGGGATGAAGCTATATCTTGGTTCTGGTTACTGTTGGCATTTGGATTGGCATTAACACTCAGTGCTCGTGCTTGAAGTGATGATCCTGTAGCTTCAAGTGTCTTCACGGCTGCGTTCAGCCTATCTTGTAAAGATGATCCGAACATAGTGTGAATACCATACGATCGCTCGCAGGTTTGATTATGAACGTGAAAGTTGTTTGTCGAGGTCTTGCTTATAGCTCATGCCAGAACAAGGAGGTGATTGATGAttaaatcaatataatgTCAACAGCTTAAAAGGTCGCACCGGCGTAGTCGGACTATATGTACACTACTCACGGTCATCCCTGTGCGGACATCGCCGATGACAGTATGAAATCATCGCTCGGCCTCCCTCACGAGATGGGGGATCAACATTACAAGTTATCTTTATGCATCCTTTTTTATACGGTAACATATAGAAATTACAGACAATCACAGCATAGCAAGATAATATGGGCTACTTTCAAGCAGcgatggtgaagatgggTATGGCTCAGCCGGGACCCAAAATAACGGCTCAGGATCGGGCTATTCTCGAGTGAGTAACAACCAGAATAGACAAATACCCATATTATTATAGCTAAACTGTGAAATAGTCTAAAACTGCAAAGGGATAAGATGAAGCAGTATCAGAAGAGGGTATGTCAGCCAAAGCGAATGATCTCTTGTCATGCAGCTGATAGTATACATAGCTGCAGGTCGTATTGAATCGAGAACAAGAAATAGCGAAGGAAGCATTAAAGACAGGTAATAAGGTTCGTATATAGCTATTTTCGTCAACACTTTCCAATGGCTAAATGTCGCGGTACAGACAAGAGCTCTTACAGCTCTACGACAGAAAAAATATCAAGAACAGCTATTAGCCAAGACAGATGCTCAGTTGATGACGCTGCAAGAGCTTGTAAGCGTTTTAAAAGCATGTATTGGTCAAACACGAGATTCATTGCTGATCACTGGTGCTTGAAATTCTATAGGTCAGCACTATCGAGTTTACTCAAATACAGAATACTGTTATGCACGGTCTTGAGATGGGTGCGGACGTGTTAAAACAACTACACGCAGAAATGTCATTGGAGAAAGTGGAGAAATTGATGGATCAAACCAGAGAAGGTGTTGAATATCAAAGAGTAAGTTGTGAAAATATCCTTTATACTTAGTCTGAGGTACACATAGACTAACGGCCATTCTACAGGAAATTGATGAAGCGCTTATGTCTCGTATGTCACccgaggaagaagaagccgTACAAGCAGAGTTGGAACAGCTACAGAGGGAAGCTTTGGTACGTTATTATTCCCTTCGTTCAGTTTTGAAAGAGCTAATTGGGCGGTTTAACCATCCTATAGCCTGCTATCCCATCTGTACCAGATCAACAACCAGTGTCCCTACCGGATGTTCCAATGGAAGAGCCTACGACAGCCCAACCTGTTCACGAGCGCGAGTTCTTTATGATCAAATAATTTGCTTTGACGAAGGAGCGTATCGCTGATTGACTGGTCCAACAGAACGACAGGTAGAACGGAAGGAGGAAAGAGTCGCAATGGCAGCTTAATCAATTCCAGGTCGATAGCATATTTCCTCACCCTATGTCCCGCTGACTATTTTTGCTAAGAACTATTATCTGATTGCTCAATCTTGTACTTCTATTACTGTTGTTGAGAGGTTGTATATCCTGCATATGATACATTATATATAGTTATGATAGTTCCATTTTTTTGTCTCCTTATCGACCGAAAGATCCAGTAGCTTGAGCGGCACTTCCCATTGCTGACATTCTTTCACCTACTTTCTTGTTTACCTAAAATTAGGCAGAAGTTTAATCAGCATTTCCGcgaattgaagatgatagtCATATCCTAAGATAGAAATGTAGCGTGAAATCCTTGACTATTTATACCATACTTTCGAACTTTTGTCTACACattcaagctaaaaagaCTACCTTGAACAGTTTCGAAGCTTATGCCGTTCGCAATATAATTTCGTGATTTCCCATTTCCCCACATATGATATCTCGTCGGTCTAGAGTTTCTTGCCATTACTCTGCCTTCAAGCGAAGAAAAAGGATTGTATGGAATGATAACTAGTAACTCACTTCGAAGAATTTAGCAGTACATCTATCGATACACACACTTTCTCCTTTTAATAAATCTCCTTCTACGTATCGATGGTTGTTAGGTGTTGATGAGATACATTTCGTGTGACATGAATTGACAAGACGGTTGCTATTAGATGAACACCATATTAGAATTGCATCATTAGGGTAGGAATTTTTAGTATTGGGTGAATTGGAAAAGAATGGGTGTTCAAACGTACAAAACATCGGTAATCATATCTACACATAAAGCAGATCAGCTAACAGTTTTATTCTGTAGGATGGAAAAACAAGTGCAAAAGCTCACCAAGTTCAGCAACAGCCATTTCAATCTTAGCAGGATCTACTGATCCTTCTACTGATTCTGTATTGCATTGACATCTCGGTTAGCTCAATCGATCTTAGACATTTTCCTGAAAATTAAGAAGTTTGACGCACTACCACCACCGAAGAGGAAAGAcatttttgttgatttctaTACGTTTAGATTCAAGAGCAGAGGGATTCAACGgtgattattgataatctgAGTTTGATAAGCTATAGATAGATAATTTGTTGATATATTTAACAGATCTTTAGGTCAAGAATAGCGAAGGAAAGTCATGGACGTCTGACTTTTTGTAGAGCGGGATCAAATTTCGaagtggaggtgaagaaAGTAAAGTGGCACTCTCTCATTTAGGCTGTGGTAGAGACGAAACACCGCTCTAGGATGTATTCAACCACTTGGTCTTGCTATTCCTTCTGCTGGCGGtaagatgaagatgcagtATAATGACTACAAGAGATATCTATACGCATCGTCAAAGGATCTGAGTAAGACAACAATGTAAAAATGACTTCAAATGGCGTAATGAATCGCCTTGGTTCGTATAACAACAGTGGCTGCTTATTCATTGTCCGATAACTCGAAACCAGTCGGGTATATGTGAAAAGCAAGATCTTCT encodes:
- a CDS encoding mitochondrial import inner membrane translocase subunit TIM10; this encodes MSFLFGGGKSVEGSVDPAKIEMAVAELDMITDVFNRLVNSCHTKCISSTPNNHRYVEGDLLKGESVCIDRCTAKFFEVNKKVGERMSAMGSAAQATGSFGR